A region from the Prevotella melaninogenica genome encodes:
- a CDS encoding Lrp/AsnC family transcriptional regulator yields the protein MNNIENLDETDRKILRILQRDSHLTVKELAVKLHLSTSPTFERQKRLERDGFIERYMAVVNPHKVGNGIMVMCNIRLKQHSQELIQEFMNVVQGIEEITECYNTSGDYDFLIKVYARDMKSYQQFMLNTLGTINCIGSLHSIFIIDETKNTHGVPISML from the coding sequence ATGAATAATATTGAGAACTTAGATGAAACAGACCGTAAGATACTGCGTATTCTGCAACGTGATTCACACTTAACGGTAAAAGAATTAGCTGTAAAACTCCATCTCTCAACCTCTCCCACCTTTGAACGACAAAAACGTTTGGAACGTGATGGGTTTATAGAGCGATATATGGCTGTTGTAAATCCACATAAGGTTGGCAATGGTATTATGGTAATGTGTAATATCAGACTCAAACAACACTCTCAGGAACTCATACAAGAATTCATGAATGTAGTGCAGGGTATTGAGGAAATCACAGAATGTTATAACACCAGTGGCGACTATGATTTCCTTATTAAAGTCTATGCGCGTGACATGAAAAGCTATCAACAATTCATGCTCAACACCCTTGGAACAATTAATTGTATAGGAAGTTTACATAGTATCTTTATCATTGACGAAACAAAGAACACACATGGAGTTCCTATCTCTATGCTTTGA
- a CDS encoding Na/Pi cotransporter family protein has translation MSIWIFFKLIGALALLMFGMKTMSEALQKMAGPQLRHILGAMTTNRFTGILTGTFITAAVQSSTATTVMTVSFVNAGLLTLLQAISVIMGANIGTTLTAWIMSAGFSFNITDFVWPAFFVGIALIYSKKRKLIGDFLFGISFMFLGLGTLRQTGIDMDLAHNQAVLDFFSHFDPQSFVTTIVFLLIGSVLTMCVQSSAAIMAITMILCSTGVLPIYQGIALVMGENIGTTVTSNLAALTANTQARRAAMAHMVFNVFGVLWVLCVFHPFINMVCDWVGYDVNMPKGAPGFAANAAKLSFVLAAFHTTFNLANTAILVGPIKYLEKLVCIIIKPKANKDEDEFRLHFIQTGIMKTPELSVLEASKEIKSFAERIQRMFGMVRELLGEKDMDKFSKLYSRIEKYEGISDNMEIEIAKYLDQVSNAHLSDETKEKVRSMLREISELESIGDACYNIARTSSRLINSKEDFTQDQYDHMHQMFELTDDALTQMNRILVGHRQDNDVNRSFNIETEINNYRNQLRSQNINDVNDHKYTYAVGTMYMDIIQECEKLGDYVVNVVEARMGVRQQDA, from the coding sequence ATGTCGATTTGGATTTTCTTTAAGCTCATTGGAGCATTGGCATTGCTAATGTTCGGTATGAAAACTATGAGTGAGGCTCTGCAGAAAATGGCAGGTCCACAGTTGCGTCACATTCTTGGCGCAATGACTACAAACCGGTTTACTGGTATTCTTACGGGTACGTTCATCACAGCTGCTGTACAATCATCAACAGCAACGACGGTGATGACGGTTAGCTTTGTGAATGCAGGGTTGTTGACATTGCTTCAAGCCATCTCGGTTATTATGGGAGCGAACATCGGAACGACGCTAACGGCATGGATTATGTCAGCTGGTTTCTCGTTTAATATTACCGATTTCGTCTGGCCAGCATTCTTTGTTGGTATCGCACTGATTTACTCTAAGAAGCGTAAACTCATCGGTGATTTTCTCTTTGGTATCTCTTTTATGTTCCTTGGATTGGGAACTTTGCGCCAAACGGGTATTGACATGGATCTTGCACATAATCAGGCTGTACTCGACTTTTTTAGTCATTTTGACCCACAAAGCTTCGTAACAACTATTGTTTTCCTACTTATTGGTAGCGTGTTGACCATGTGTGTGCAGAGTTCTGCAGCTATCATGGCTATCACGATGATACTCTGTTCAACGGGCGTACTGCCTATTTATCAGGGTATTGCACTTGTAATGGGTGAGAATATCGGTACGACAGTAACCTCAAACCTCGCTGCTTTGACGGCTAACACGCAGGCACGTCGTGCTGCGATGGCTCACATGGTGTTCAATGTCTTTGGTGTTCTCTGGGTATTATGTGTTTTCCATCCTTTTATCAATATGGTATGCGATTGGGTGGGTTATGATGTAAATATGCCAAAAGGCGCGCCTGGTTTTGCGGCTAATGCTGCCAAACTAAGTTTTGTGCTTGCTGCTTTCCATACCACATTCAACCTTGCCAACACAGCTATCCTCGTTGGACCAATCAAGTATTTAGAGAAGCTTGTCTGCATTATTATCAAACCGAAGGCAAACAAGGACGAAGACGAGTTCCGTCTGCACTTCATTCAGACTGGTATCATGAAGACTCCAGAACTTTCTGTGCTTGAGGCTTCAAAAGAGATAAAGTCGTTTGCAGAGCGTATCCAGCGTATGTTTGGTATGGTTCGTGAGTTACTTGGTGAGAAAGATATGGATAAATTCAGCAAACTTTACAGTCGTATTGAGAAGTATGAAGGTATTTCTGATAATATGGAGATAGAGATTGCGAAGTATCTTGACCAGGTTTCTAATGCCCATCTGAGTGATGAAACTAAGGAGAAGGTACGTTCTATGCTTCGTGAAATCTCTGAGTTAGAGAGTATCGGTGATGCTTGTTATAACATTGCTCGTACCTCCAGCCGTCTCATCAATAGCAAGGAAGACTTCACGCAAGATCAGTATGACCACATGCATCAGATGTTTGAATTGACAGATGATGCTCTGACACAGATGAACCGCATTCTTGTTGGTCATCGTCAGGACAATGATGTGAATCGTTCGTTCAATATTGAGACTGAAATCAACAACTATCGTAATCAGTTGCGTTCGCAGAATATCAACGATGTGAACGACCATAAGTACACCTATGCAGTGGGAACGATGTACATGGACATCATTCAGGAGTGCGAGAAATTAGGCGACTATGTTGTCAATGTTGTTGAGGCTCGTATGGGTGTTCGACAGCAAGACGCATAA
- a CDS encoding nucleoside kinase, with amino-acid sequence MIMRQVLHIRCKNNKKTQEVPIGSTLSDIYKEINLQIPYGPVSAKVNNKVEGLHYRVYHNKDIEFLNLLSPSGIRTYTRSLFLVLCKAVHDLYTGSQVIIDIPVSNGYYCNLKLGHEITTEDVDRIRTRMQEIIDAKMPIQRYETTTEEAVKLFTELGDIQKAKLLKSSGSLYCVYYVLDDYKDYYYGSMLTNTSQLHLFGLEPYFDGVLLRIPSVQDPSKLGELIRQDKMFEVFKEHHRWQSILGIKTVGDFNEAVKNGLATDLINVSEALQEKKISQIADTIAERKEIKVVLIAGPSSSGKTTFCKRLSVQLLASGVKPVQISLDDYFVNRAETPKDENGELDYESIYALNIPLINEQFNALFRGEEVELPKYNFQTGMSEKSGKKLHLGENNILLVEGIHALNPALTEQIADDKKFKIYASALTTILLDDHNYIPTTDNRLLRRIVRDYKYRGCSAQETIHRWPSVRAGENKWIFPYQEQADVMFNTAMLFELAVIKTQAEEVLEQVPENCEEYAEAYRLRKFLKYFAPLPFRNLPPTSLLREFLGGSSFKY; translated from the coding sequence ATGATTATGAGACAAGTACTGCATATCCGTTGCAAAAATAATAAAAAAACTCAAGAAGTCCCAATCGGAAGTACACTTTCTGACATTTATAAGGAAATTAATCTCCAAATACCTTACGGACCAGTGAGTGCAAAAGTGAACAATAAGGTGGAAGGACTCCATTATCGTGTCTATCATAATAAGGACATAGAGTTCCTCAACCTGCTTTCACCATCAGGTATTCGCACTTACACCCGCTCGCTCTTCTTAGTGCTCTGTAAGGCTGTCCACGACCTTTATACGGGTAGTCAAGTGATTATAGACATCCCTGTTTCAAATGGTTACTACTGTAACTTGAAGCTTGGACATGAGATTACAACAGAGGATGTTGACCGCATCCGTACACGAATGCAGGAGATTATCGACGCTAAGATGCCTATCCAGCGTTACGAAACAACAACCGAGGAGGCTGTTAAGCTGTTCACTGAGTTAGGCGATATACAAAAGGCTAAACTCCTTAAAAGCAGCGGTAGCCTTTATTGTGTCTATTATGTGCTTGACGATTATAAGGATTATTACTATGGTTCGATGCTTACCAACACGAGTCAACTTCATCTCTTTGGGTTGGAGCCTTACTTTGATGGGGTCCTCTTGCGTATCCCTTCCGTACAAGACCCTTCTAAATTAGGTGAATTGATACGTCAAGACAAGATGTTCGAGGTGTTCAAGGAGCATCATAGATGGCAGAGTATCTTAGGCATTAAAACTGTAGGTGACTTCAACGAGGCGGTAAAGAATGGACTGGCAACCGACCTTATCAATGTCAGTGAGGCTCTGCAAGAAAAGAAGATATCGCAGATTGCCGATACGATTGCTGAACGAAAAGAGATAAAGGTAGTACTCATTGCCGGACCATCTTCGAGCGGTAAGACAACATTCTGTAAACGCCTTTCAGTCCAACTATTAGCAAGTGGTGTGAAACCTGTACAGATATCCTTAGATGATTACTTCGTTAACAGGGCGGAAACACCGAAAGACGAGAATGGAGAACTTGATTATGAGAGTATCTATGCACTGAATATTCCACTTATCAATGAGCAGTTTAATGCACTTTTCCGTGGTGAAGAGGTGGAATTACCAAAGTATAATTTCCAAACCGGAATGAGTGAAAAGAGCGGTAAAAAACTGCATCTTGGAGAGAATAACATACTACTTGTGGAAGGTATTCACGCACTCAACCCTGCACTGACAGAGCAGATTGCAGACGACAAGAAGTTTAAAATCTACGCATCTGCCCTCACTACAATCCTGTTAGACGACCATAACTATATCCCAACAACCGACAATCGACTACTTCGTCGTATTGTTCGCGATTACAAGTATCGTGGTTGTTCTGCACAAGAAACAATCCACCGCTGGCCAAGTGTACGTGCCGGTGAGAACAAGTGGATTTTCCCTTATCAAGAACAGGCTGATGTAATGTTCAACACGGCAATGCTCTTTGAACTTGCCGTCATTAAAACGCAAGCGGAAGAAGTGTTGGAACAAGTGCCAGAGAACTGTGAGGAATATGCTGAAGCCTATCGTCTGCGCAAGTTCCTCAAGTATTTTGCACCACTACCTTTCCGCAATCTCCCTCCAACATCCCTACTGAGAGAGTTCTTAGGAGGTAGTTCGTTTAAGTATTAG